One genomic region from Mesorhizobium terrae encodes:
- a CDS encoding DUF1127 domain-containing protein: MNDILAPARHRATQSGTLAAPADMSRRYSVASLRRRIATWREQIRFRWDLKQMAKDNPHLIDDIGLTRRQAEEEIAKLPFWQR; this comes from the coding sequence ATGAACGATATTCTTGCGCCGGCCCGGCATCGGGCAACGCAGTCGGGAACGCTCGCTGCGCCGGCGGATATGTCGCGGCGCTACAGCGTGGCGAGCCTGCGCCGTAGGATCGCGACCTGGCGTGAGCAGATACGCTTTCGCTGGGACCTCAAGCAAATGGCGAAGGACAATCCGCATTTGATCGACGATATCGGCCTGACGAGGCGGCAGGCCGAGGAAGAGATCGCCAAGCTGCCCTTCTGGCAACGATAA
- a CDS encoding polysaccharide pyruvyl transferase family protein → MQLGYYRDLPNFGDVLSPLLARCVFGDIFDDDRSSRVLFIGTVIGRSAPQDAHEIIIGAGAGYKRGRYDTENRTVFCVRGPLTCKLLGIDRSHAGIDPAILASRHFTHSRAGGPAFMPHHHSHTTAGEILAGLCGALGITYISPLSDAEATLSRIAGASCLITEALHGAVVAESYDVPWVPVIFSSKVLEKKWRDFTATIGTDYRPVDISTNIAFDGDVRLANVLKHALGRARLGKPAYRYLPVRKTSQSALGALETSLAKLRTGPFVKSERPVRMQSIGKLDDAVMRFTDLNRCGAFNTPRS, encoded by the coding sequence ATGCAGCTCGGCTACTATCGCGACCTTCCAAATTTCGGGGACGTCCTAAGTCCGCTTCTGGCGCGATGCGTGTTCGGCGACATTTTCGACGACGATCGCTCCAGCCGCGTTTTGTTCATCGGCACCGTGATCGGGCGTTCCGCGCCACAGGACGCCCACGAGATCATCATCGGCGCGGGCGCCGGCTACAAGCGCGGTCGATACGACACGGAAAACAGGACGGTGTTCTGCGTGCGCGGGCCGCTGACCTGCAAGCTCCTCGGCATCGACCGGTCCCATGCCGGCATCGATCCCGCCATTCTGGCATCGCGCCATTTCACGCATTCGAGGGCCGGCGGGCCGGCCTTCATGCCGCATCATCACTCGCACACCACGGCGGGTGAAATCCTGGCCGGGCTCTGCGGTGCGTTGGGGATCACCTACATTTCACCGCTGAGCGACGCCGAGGCGACGCTGTCCCGCATCGCCGGCGCGTCGTGCCTGATCACCGAAGCCCTGCATGGCGCGGTGGTGGCCGAGTCCTACGACGTTCCGTGGGTGCCGGTGATCTTCTCCAGCAAGGTGCTGGAGAAGAAGTGGCGCGATTTCACGGCTACGATCGGCACAGACTACCGACCGGTCGACATATCGACCAACATCGCCTTCGATGGCGATGTGCGCCTGGCGAACGTCCTCAAACATGCCTTGGGGCGGGCAAGGCTCGGCAAGCCCGCCTATCGCTATCTGCCGGTCAGGAAGACCAGCCAATCCGCTCTCGGCGCGCTCGAGACCTCATTGGCGAAACTACGGACAGGCCCCTTCGTAAAGTCCGAGCGCCCCGTCAGAATGCAGTCGATCGGCAAGCTCGACGACGCGGTGATGCGCTTCACCGACCTCAATCGGTGCGGCGCCTTCAACACTCCCAGGTCGTGA